A region from the Rufibacter sp. DG15C genome encodes:
- a CDS encoding MarC family protein, translating to MISFSFKEIVSVSLILFAIIDILGSIPIIIQLRQREGVIQSEKATLVAGVLMIVFLFVGDGILKLFGIDFASFAIAGAIIIFLMGMEMVLGIHLFHSNPEVKTGSIVPLAFPLIVGAGTMTTLLSLRSAYALPNVLVGILLNLLFVYIVLKSSNWLERKLGQNGTEVLRKVFGVILLAIAIKLFKTNVTF from the coding sequence ATGATTAGCTTCAGTTTTAAAGAGATAGTTTCTGTTAGCCTGATTCTGTTTGCCATCATAGATATCCTGGGCTCTATTCCCATCATCATCCAGTTGCGTCAGCGCGAAGGCGTGATTCAGTCAGAGAAGGCCACGCTGGTGGCAGGCGTGCTCATGATTGTGTTTCTGTTTGTAGGGGATGGTATTTTAAAGCTCTTCGGGATTGACTTTGCCTCTTTTGCCATTGCCGGTGCCATCATTATCTTCTTGATGGGCATGGAGATGGTCTTGGGCATTCACCTGTTTCATTCCAACCCAGAGGTGAAAACCGGTTCCATCGTGCCACTGGCCTTCCCGCTGATTGTAGGCGCCGGCACTATGACCACTCTTCTATCTTTGCGCTCAGCCTATGCCCTGCCCAACGTGTTGGTGGGTATTTTGCTCAACTTGCTGTTTGTATACATAGTGCTCAAGAGCTCTAATTGGCTGGAGCGCAAACTAGGGCAGAACGGCACCGAGGTCTTGCGCAAGGTCTTCGGGGTGATATTGTTGGCCATTGCCATCAAGCTCTTCAAGACCAACGTCACGTTCTAA
- a CDS encoding aminotransferase class V-fold PLP-dependent enzyme — translation MLNFYPGPSKVYPQVRDYLTMAYDEGILSIPHRSERFVLMMRDLVGLLRKKLNIPQDYYLFFTSSATECWEIISQSLTPHKSLHLYNGAFGEKWCQYTKRLRPDSYGQSFGVNDLLDVPNIPVEDDTDLICVTQTETSNGTQVSMETLLKLQNQFKDPLLAVDATSSMAGLNLKFIRADIWFASVQKCFGLPAGLSVLVCSPRTLQRAKALNDRKHYNSLVFLYEKMLNYQTGHTPNVLDLYLMRQMLEQLPLIKQVDQHLVKRAHDLYAFFEEMPGDVRLLVENPEVRSQTVLTLQAPDKKVQELKRVALTHGITLGNGYGAWAKNTFRIANFPAIEDSEYDTLLNFFRAQYPA, via the coding sequence ATGCTCAATTTTTATCCTGGGCCCTCAAAAGTCTACCCCCAAGTGCGGGACTACCTCACCATGGCCTATGACGAGGGCATTCTCAGCATTCCGCATCGCAGTGAGCGCTTTGTGCTCATGATGCGCGACTTGGTGGGACTGCTCAGAAAGAAGCTCAACATCCCCCAGGACTATTACCTGTTCTTCACCTCCTCGGCCACCGAGTGCTGGGAAATCATCTCCCAGAGCCTGACGCCTCACAAAAGCCTGCATTTGTATAATGGGGCCTTCGGGGAGAAATGGTGCCAGTACACCAAGCGCCTGCGCCCCGACAGCTACGGCCAATCCTTTGGCGTGAATGACCTGCTGGACGTGCCCAATATTCCGGTAGAAGATGACACCGATTTGATTTGCGTGACCCAGACCGAGACCTCTAATGGTACACAGGTGAGCATGGAGACACTCTTGAAACTGCAGAACCAGTTCAAGGATCCTTTGCTGGCCGTGGATGCCACCTCTAGCATGGCTGGCTTGAACCTCAAGTTTATACGCGCAGATATCTGGTTTGCCTCGGTACAGAAGTGCTTCGGCTTGCCAGCCGGTTTAAGCGTGTTGGTTTGCTCTCCGCGCACCTTGCAACGCGCCAAGGCATTGAACGACCGGAAGCACTATAACAGTTTGGTGTTTCTGTATGAAAAGATGCTCAACTATCAGACTGGCCACACGCCCAATGTATTGGACTTGTACCTCATGCGCCAAATGCTGGAGCAACTGCCCCTCATCAAACAGGTAGACCAGCACCTAGTTAAGCGTGCGCATGATTTGTATGCCTTCTTTGAGGAAATGCCCGGCGACGTGCGTCTGCTGGTAGAAAACCCCGAGGTCCGTTCCCAAACCGTCCTAACCCTGCAAGCCCCTGATAAAAAAGTGCAGGAACTGAAACGCGTGGCGCTCACGCACGGCATCACGCTGGGCAACGGCTACGGCGCCTGGGCCAAGAACACCTTTAGGATTGCCAACTTCCCGGCCATAGAAGACAGCGAGTATGACACCTTGCTCAACTTCTTCAGGGCGCAGTACCCGGCCTAG
- a CDS encoding type II 3-dehydroquinate dehydratase, producing MKILILNGPNLNLLGKREKSIYGSRSFEDYYEKDLLPAFPDMELEYFQSNVEGVLIDKLQEVGYHYQGIVFNAGAYTHTSLALMDTIAAIETPVVEVHISNVFAREAARQVTYIGGRAVGSISGFGLESYRLALQYFERLKPSKVGFNYKKA from the coding sequence ATGAAAATATTAATCCTCAACGGCCCTAACCTCAACCTGCTGGGCAAACGTGAGAAAAGCATCTACGGCTCGCGCTCCTTTGAAGACTACTATGAGAAGGACCTGTTGCCGGCTTTCCCAGACATGGAACTGGAGTACTTTCAGTCAAATGTGGAGGGCGTGCTCATAGATAAACTGCAGGAGGTAGGCTACCATTATCAGGGCATTGTGTTCAATGCCGGAGCGTACACGCACACCTCTCTAGCGTTAATGGATACTATTGCCGCCATTGAGACCCCGGTGGTAGAGGTGCACATTTCCAATGTATTCGCCCGGGAGGCCGCCCGCCAAGTCACATATATTGGCGGGAGAGCCGTGGGAAGCATCAGTGGATTCGGGTTGGAAAGTTATCGGCTTGCCTTACAATACTTTGAGCGTCTGAAGCCTTCAAAAGTGGGATTTAATTACAAGAAGGCGTAA
- the xerD gene encoding site-specific tyrosine recombinase XerD, which yields MNWSLGLKQFQEYLQIEKSLSGNSVEAYVRDAKKLVQYFEITQQKVGPLEVQPIHLHGFLEWINALGMTSHSQARTLSGIRAFYKFLIMEDLLHADPMETIEAPKLQRKLPDTLSYDEIVMLFEAVDVSTPEGTRNKAMLETLYSSGLRVSELIELKLSNLYEDLGFVRVTGKGNKERLVPIGRDALKYIRLYIEGVRRHQTIKKGQEDFIFLNRRGSSLTRVMVFNIIKDLSAKVGMQKSISPHTFRHSFATHLIEGGADLRAVQEMLGHESITTTEIYTHLDRDYLKQVIHEFHPRS from the coding sequence ATGAATTGGTCATTAGGTTTAAAACAGTTTCAAGAGTACCTGCAGATAGAAAAGTCGCTGTCCGGCAATTCTGTGGAGGCCTACGTGCGCGATGCTAAGAAGCTGGTTCAGTATTTTGAAATCACGCAGCAGAAGGTAGGCCCGCTAGAGGTACAGCCCATCCACTTACACGGTTTTTTGGAGTGGATCAATGCGCTGGGCATGACGTCCCACTCGCAGGCGCGCACACTCTCCGGCATCAGGGCGTTCTATAAGTTTCTCATCATGGAAGATTTGCTCCACGCAGACCCCATGGAGACCATTGAGGCGCCCAAGCTCCAACGCAAACTCCCAGACACCCTAAGCTATGATGAGATTGTCATGCTCTTTGAGGCCGTAGACGTGAGCACCCCAGAAGGCACCCGCAACAAAGCCATGCTGGAAACCCTCTACAGCTCTGGCCTCCGCGTCTCAGAGTTGATTGAGCTCAAGCTGAGTAATTTGTATGAGGATTTAGGGTTTGTTCGCGTGACCGGTAAAGGCAACAAAGAGCGTCTGGTGCCCATTGGCCGCGATGCCTTGAAGTACATTAGGCTCTACATTGAAGGAGTGCGCCGCCACCAGACCATCAAGAAAGGGCAGGAGGATTTCATCTTCTTGAATCGCCGGGGCTCCAGCCTGACCCGTGTCATGGTGTTCAACATCATAAAGGACCTGAGCGCCAAGGTGGGCATGCAGAAAAGCATCAGCCCGCATACGTTTAGGCACTCCTTTGCCACGCACCTCATTGAAGGCGGAGCCGACCTGCGCGCCGTGCAGGAGATGCTGGGCCATGAGTCCATCACCACCACCGAGATTTACACCCACCTGGACCGTGATTACCTCAAGCAGGTCATTCATGAGTTCCATCCAAGAAGCTAG